GTGCTTCGACAGAACCTTCGTGATCGCCGCCGTCAACGTCGTCTTGCCGTGATCGATGTGACCAATCGTTCCCACGTTTACGTGAGGCTTAGACCGGTCAAATTTTTCCTTCGCCATCTTGTTCTCCTGTCA
Above is a genomic segment from Terriglobus tenax containing:
- a CDS encoding GTP-binding protein, encoding MAKEKFDRSKPHVNVGTIGHIDHGKTTLTAAITKVLSKH